One Ranitomeya variabilis isolate aRanVar5 chromosome 4, aRanVar5.hap1, whole genome shotgun sequence genomic window, GTTGCTGGTATTGAAGTAAATGGGCATGAGGTGTAACATCACCTCCAACCTTGACAACAGATGTGGTACTATTTTTGGAAAGTAGCCATGATTTTCTAAACCTATACAACTATATTATTTCTAATTGTTTGGGTTATTTCCAGTTAGGTTTTGTATAATCTAAAGGAGGCAATTTATGTCATAATAGAATGGCCATATGGAATAATGTTAGTACTAGTACCAAATTTTTCTTAGCAAGCTGTAACCTAAGTCCAGTAGCTCACATCCCAACTACATAAAAGCATAACTTCTATAAATACCCTTAAAGGATGTTAATTGCTCTACTCTTTCATTAATATGTGGACTTTAGTCCAGATCCATAAATGCATGGTTATTTCACTTACTGGCTTTCCTGGCCATCCAGAAGACTACGGTAGGTGTTGATCTCTTGCTCCAGGCGAGACTTGATATCCAGAAGATTCTGGTACTCCTGACTTTGGCCTTCAATATCACAGCGGAGTTCTGCTAATTCTGCCTCCACACTTTGGATGTGTTGCTGGAGTTTTGCCAGTTGCATACAATAACGTCCCTCTGTCTCCGCAAGGCTGCTTTCCAAAGCAGATTTCTGAAGTAAATACATTTTTAAGTTTTAGAAAAGCCTGATAATAAATAATACCAGTTATATTTCTAAAACAAGGCCATTGCAATGTAGTTGAGTCGATATGTTTGAGCATTGCTAAGGCACGTTCATCATGATGTTCTGTCAGGTGGAGTCCCAATAAGAAGTGTTTGAGGAGCTCAAGTCTAAATGTATGATAAACAGTCATTATGTAGAAAGACAAATAGCTTTTAGAAGACTCACTTACCATACTGATCTGGGACTGAAGTTCGATTTCAAGACTCTGGAGGGTACGCCTTAACTCTGTAACTTCAGACTTGGTTGTTTGGATTTCATTGGAGTCCTTAGTCATTTGCTTGCTCAGCTCATCAGTCTAAAGGATAAATGTATTATTTCAGTACATTAATTAAACATGTAATCTTTATATGTTTCATATATTCTATAACTGTCACAACTCACCTTATTACGATACCAAGCTTCAATATCTTTCTGGTTCTTGGCCATGAGTGACTCATAGTCATGTCTCAGCTCACCAAGCACTTTCTGCAAGTCAATTCCTGGAGCTGCATTCATATCCACATTAACGGTACCCTGGACCTGTCCACTTCTAGCCTTCATTTCCTGAGCAATTAGATAATCAAAGGCTATGTTAGATTATATGAATACACAGCACCTCCTAGTGATAGTCATCTACTATAACTTCTTGTTACATTGTACTGCTCAACAAGTAGGTAAATTCAGTAAGACATTGTGCTACCTCCTCATGGTTCTTCTTCAGAGCCACAAGTTCTTCTTTCAGACTCTCAAGTTGTGACTCGAGGTCACTTCTTGAAAGAGTCAAGTCATCCAGGACTCTCCTCAGACCATTGATGTCAGCTTCCACTGATTGACGCATGAACAGCTCATTATCATACCTGTCAAGATATCAATTATCATTGTTTGCAGATTTTTGGGCATCAAATATCAATAAATTGACATCATAACCGTCTTACTTGAGTTTGAAGTCATCAGCTGCCAGTCGGGCGTTGTCAATTTGAAGGACCACACGGCCATTGTTGACAGTGGCTTCTTGGATCTAAATTTgcaaacaaacagttaaaaaataAAGACTTAGCTTTATTTCATAATGAAAATACAGACAGTAGAACTGGTACTCAGCATTTAACCTGGAAACCCAAGTTCCATGAGTCTTGTATATAAACAGCAACTTAAAGATGTCAGTGATGGttaggaacattgttttggcaCATAAGTGGTTAATTTGCATGTCTTTGCCAGATATGTTATTAATCTGTGGCAAGTCTAAACTTTGATCCCCTACAAGAAAAGGATTGTCTATGTTATGAGTAGGAGGAACAAATATTTTTTGAGATGATCCTGCAAAAGAAGTAAGATGCTGCCCTCTCTCGCTCATCTAAATGTTAGCTTGATTAATATGATCCTAAGGGAACTGAGAGATGTGAAGTACAGAAATTATAGGAGATAGATTAAAAGATACATATGAGATATGTAgaaagatacatagatagatagatagatagatagatagatagatagatagatagatagacatgagatagataaatatgagatatGCAAACATAGATGGATGTTCTCccgatgtttgtgtgggtttcctccagattctctgatTTCCTCCAACACTCCAAGAGATATTGAtaaggagtttagattgtgagctccattggggacagcaattatAATGTATGTAaatcgct contains:
- the LOC143765613 gene encoding keratin, type I cytoskeletal 19-like, with product MSLKQGSGSRSSATSSIRVSSGNQSSGGYYGGGKTSGSYVGSLSTGFGGGHFAGSGFSSGSGVGAGCGFGGSGFSSGSAYGVGSGYGVGSGFGQGSGFGGGGFAGGVGFGGYGLGYGVNQGAGHGGDQGLLSINEKLTMQNLNDRLATYLDKVRSLEEANAELERKIRQWYESQAPKPAQDYGHYFKTIEDLQKKIQEATVNNGRVVLQIDNARLAADDFKLKYDNELFMRQSVEADINGLRRVLDDLTLSRSDLESQLESLKEELVALKKNHEEEMKARSGQVQGTVNVDMNAAPGIDLQKVLGELRHDYESLMAKNQKDIEAWYRNKTDELSKQMTKDSNEIQTTKSEVTELRRTLQSLEIELQSQISMKSALESSLAETEGRYCMQLAKLQQHIQSVEAELAELRCDIEGQSQEYQNLLDIKSRLEQEINTYRSLLDGQESQSPKGSSSSTSSSNYSSSGSQSGQGGSYHSSSQQHYQSGYRK